One genomic segment of Danio aesculapii chromosome 15, fDanAes4.1, whole genome shotgun sequence includes these proteins:
- the LOC130241671 gene encoding claudin-4, with the protein MASAGLEILGMILTVAGWLGVMVACCLPMWRVAAYIGQNIVITQIVWEGLWMSCVVQSTGQMHCRVYDSMLGLPDDLQAARALTIVSTLLGVVGIALSVAGAKCTNCTSDPASKPRIIMAAGGTFISCGLLLLVAVCWTANGIVMDFHNPLMEDKQKREFGNSLYFGWGASCLLILGGAILTCSCSSKARGNATPSRVDYSGVKSISANGYDRKDYV; encoded by the coding sequence ATGGCTTCAGCCGGTTTGGAGATTTTGGGCATGATTCTGACTGTTGCCGGTTGGCTCGGGGTTATGGTTGCCTGCTGTTTGCCCATGTGGAGAGTGGCAGCATATATAGGCCAGAACATAGTCATCACGCAGATAGTTTGGGAAGGCTTGTGGATGAGCTGTGTCGTGCAAAGCACGGGACAGATGCACTGCAGAGTATACGACTCCATGCTGGGACTTCCGGATGACTTGCAGGCTGCTCGCGCGCTTACCATAGTAAGTACACTGCTTGGTGTGGTGGGTATAGCTCTGTCCGTGGCCGGGGCGAAGTGCACTAACTGTACGTCAGATCCAGCAAGCAAACCGCGGATAATAATGGCAGCCGGGGGCACGTTTATATCTTGTGGGCTACTACTGTTAGTTGCTGTCTGCTGGACAGCCAACGGCATCGTTATGGATTTCCACAACCCGCTAATGGAAGATAAGCAGAAGAGGGAGTTTGGGAACTCGCTGTACTTCGGATGGGGTGCATCATGTCTGCTGATACTTGGTGGAGCAATTTTGACGTGTTCGTGCTCCTCGAAAGCACGCGGAAATGCGACGCCGTCAAGGGTGGACTACTCTGGGGTCAAATCCATCTCTGCCAATGGATATGATAGGAAAGACTATGTTTGA